The genomic window ACTCGAGGTAATGCCCGATCTCGACGAGGCGGCCCATCTCGATCCCCGGGTCCCGCTCGCTGCCCTCCAGGGTGAGCAGGAGCGGCTCGATGGGCGGCATCGACGTCCGCATGGCGTAGGGGGCGACGCAGGTGTCCACGATGTCCACGCCGGCCTCGATGGCCTTCAGGCAGGTCATTGACGCCATGCCGCTCGTGTAGTGGGTGTGGAGGTGCAGGGGGACCGCGACGGCCTTCTTCAGTTCCGTGAACAGCCGGAAGGCGTCGTAGGGCGCCAGGATGCCCGCCATGTCCTTGATGCAGATCGAGTCGGCCCCCATCTCCTCCAGGGTTCGTGCCTTCGAGACATAGTAGGGGAGGTTGAAGACGTCGCCGCCGAGGCGCCGCCCCGTGAGCGAGTAGACGACGGCGCCCTCGAAGTGCTTGCCGTTGGCCCGGATGCGGGCGGCGGCGGTCTCGACGTTCCGCAGGTCGTTGAGGGCGTCGAAGACGCGGAAGACGTCGATCCCGATCTCGCAGGCCCGGTCGACGAAGGCCCGGACGACGTCGTCGGCGTAGTGCCGGTAGCCGACGAGGTTCTGGCCCCGCAGCAGCATGGCGAAGGGGGTTTTTTTCATGTACCGCTTGAGGATGCGCGGCCGCTCCCAGGGGTCCTCGTTCAGGAAGCGGTGCATGGCGTCGAACGTCGCGCCCCCCCACACCTCCACGGCCCAGAACCCGACTTCGTCCATCCTCTCGGCGACGGGGATCATGTCCTCCGTGGTCATCCGCGTCGCGAAGATG from Syntrophaceae bacterium includes these protein-coding regions:
- a CDS encoding pyruvate carboxylase subunit B, with amino-acid sequence MEPVKFQDNTFRDGHQSIFATRMTTEDMIPVAERMDEVGFWAVEVWGGATFDAMHRFLNEDPWERPRILKRYMKKTPFAMLLRGQNLVGYRHYADDVVRAFVDRACEIGIDVFRVFDALNDLRNVETAAARIRANGKHFEGAVVYSLTGRRLGGDVFNLPYYVSKARTLEEMGADSICIKDMAGILAPYDAFRLFTELKKAVAVPLHLHTHYTSGMASMTCLKAIEAGVDIVDTCVAPYAMRTSMPPIEPLLLTLEGSERDPGIEMGRLVEIGHYLESLAPRYEKHIASNSLSLIDESVIAHQIPGGMTSNLVSQLREMNALDRLPDVQREIQAVRREAGMPPLVTPTSQIVGSQAVMNVLAGRYRTISNPFRDLLFGLYGKTPAPVDPKVREMALRGNQKGVWITDRPANHLKPEMEAARRKLGDLARTEEDVLTYVLYPASGEQFLKRKYGRE